The following proteins are co-located in the Paraburkholderia phytofirmans PsJN genome:
- the pyrC gene encoding dihydroorotase: MTASNASIDSITLARPDDWHLHVRDGEMLAAVLPDTARQFGRAIIMPNLKPPVTTTAMAQAYRERIVAAIPEGAKFEPLMTLYLTDNTPPDEIRRARESGFVHGVKLYPAGATTNSDAGVTDIMKCAKTLEVMQEVGMPLLVHGEVTDSSIDLFDREKVFIDRVMTPLRRAFPALKVVFEHITTKDAVDYIREAGAAPELLGATITAHHLLYNRNAIFQGGIRPHYYCLPVLKRETHRVALVEAATSGNPRFFLGTDSAPHPKGLKEHACGCAGCYTALHALELYTEAFDNANALDKLEGFASFFGADFYGLPRSEEKVTLRREEWTLPAELPVGDTPVVPLRGGESIGWRLV, encoded by the coding sequence ATGACCGCTTCCAACGCTTCCATCGACTCCATCACACTCGCCCGCCCGGACGACTGGCACCTGCACGTCCGCGACGGCGAAATGCTGGCCGCCGTGTTGCCGGACACCGCGCGCCAGTTTGGCCGCGCGATCATCATGCCGAACCTGAAGCCGCCGGTCACGACCACCGCGATGGCGCAGGCGTATCGCGAGCGGATCGTCGCCGCGATTCCTGAAGGCGCGAAGTTCGAACCGTTGATGACGCTGTACCTGACCGACAACACGCCGCCCGACGAGATCCGCCGCGCGCGCGAAAGCGGCTTCGTGCATGGCGTAAAGCTGTATCCGGCGGGCGCGACGACCAATTCGGACGCGGGCGTCACCGACATCATGAAGTGCGCCAAAACGCTCGAAGTCATGCAGGAAGTCGGTATGCCGCTGCTCGTGCACGGCGAGGTGACCGATTCGTCGATCGATCTGTTCGACCGCGAGAAGGTGTTCATCGACCGGGTCATGACGCCGCTGCGCCGCGCGTTTCCGGCGCTGAAAGTGGTGTTCGAGCACATCACCACGAAAGACGCGGTCGACTATATCCGCGAAGCCGGCGCGGCGCCTGAGCTGCTGGGCGCGACGATCACGGCGCATCACCTGCTCTACAACCGCAACGCGATCTTCCAGGGTGGCATTCGCCCGCATTACTACTGCCTGCCGGTGTTAAAGCGGGAGACGCATCGCGTGGCGCTGGTCGAGGCTGCGACGTCGGGCAATCCGCGTTTCTTCCTCGGCACGGACAGTGCGCCGCATCCGAAGGGGTTGAAAGAGCACGCGTGTGGCTGCGCGGGTTGCTACACGGCATTGCACGCTTTGGAGCTGTACACGGAAGCGTTCGATAACGCCAACGCGCTCGATAAGCTCGAAGGCTTCGCGAGCTTTTTCGGCGCGGACTTCTACGGTCTGCCGCGCAGCGAAGAGAAGGTCACGCTGCGTCGTGAGGAATGGACGCTGCCGGCCGAATTGCCGGTCGGCGATACGCCGGTCGTGCCGCTGCGCGGCGGCGAGTCGATTGGCTGGCGGCTGGTTTAA
- the purB gene encoding adenylosuccinate lyase, protein MSDTRPDTLFALNALSPLDGRYASKTEALRDWLSEAAFMRNRVTVEIHWLIALSRAGFAEVPRFSEASEQFLLQLAERFTAHDAARIKEIERVTNHDVKAVEYWLKESVKGQAELERASEFIHFACTSEDINNTSHGLMLAGAREHVILPALRSVHQRLVTLAHAHAEQPMLSRTHGQPASPTTLGKELANVAARLERAIDRIAKVELLGKMNGAVGNFNAHMSAYPEFDWEAFSREVVEQRLKLTFNPYTIQIEPHDYMAELFDAVSRANTILLDLDRDVWGYISVGYFKQRTKAGEIGSSTMPHKVNPIDFENSEGNLGLANATLRHLADKLPVSRWQRDLTDSTVLRNIGVAFGYSLLAYDSLIRGLDKLEVNAQRLNEDLDNCWEVLAEPVQTVMRRYGIENPYEQLKELTRGKGITREALQTFVNGLAIPQDAKDRLLAMTPGSYIGKAVELAKRIA, encoded by the coding sequence ATGTCCGACACCCGCCCCGACACCCTGTTCGCGCTGAACGCGCTCTCCCCGCTCGACGGCCGCTACGCCTCGAAAACCGAAGCCCTGCGCGACTGGCTCTCGGAAGCCGCATTCATGCGCAATCGCGTGACGGTCGAAATCCATTGGCTGATCGCGCTCTCGCGCGCCGGTTTCGCCGAAGTGCCGCGCTTTTCCGAAGCGTCCGAGCAATTCCTGCTGCAGCTGGCCGAGCGCTTCACCGCGCACGACGCCGCGCGCATCAAGGAAATCGAGCGTGTGACGAATCACGACGTGAAAGCGGTCGAGTACTGGCTGAAGGAATCGGTGAAGGGTCAGGCGGAACTGGAGCGCGCGAGCGAGTTCATCCACTTCGCCTGCACGTCGGAAGACATCAACAACACCTCGCACGGCCTGATGCTGGCGGGCGCCCGCGAACACGTGATTCTGCCGGCGCTGCGCTCGGTGCATCAGCGTCTCGTCACTCTCGCCCACGCGCACGCCGAACAGCCGATGCTGTCGCGCACGCACGGCCAGCCGGCGAGCCCGACCACGCTCGGCAAAGAACTCGCCAACGTCGCGGCCCGCCTGGAACGCGCGATCGATCGTATCGCCAAGGTCGAACTGCTCGGCAAGATGAACGGCGCGGTCGGCAACTTCAACGCGCACATGTCGGCCTATCCGGAGTTCGACTGGGAAGCGTTCTCGCGCGAAGTGGTCGAGCAGCGCCTGAAGCTCACGTTCAATCCGTACACGATCCAGATCGAGCCGCACGACTACATGGCCGAACTGTTCGACGCGGTCTCGCGCGCCAACACGATCCTGCTGGATCTGGACCGTGACGTATGGGGCTACATCTCGGTCGGTTACTTCAAGCAGCGCACCAAGGCCGGCGAAATCGGTTCGTCGACCATGCCGCACAAGGTCAACCCGATCGACTTCGAAAACTCCGAAGGCAATCTCGGCTTGGCTAACGCCACACTGCGCCATCTCGCCGACAAGCTGCCGGTCTCGCGCTGGCAGCGCGACCTGACCGATTCGACGGTGCTGCGCAATATCGGCGTCGCGTTCGGCTACTCGCTGCTCGCGTACGACTCGCTGATCCGCGGCCTGGACAAGCTCGAAGTGAATGCCCAGCGTCTGAACGAAGACCTCGACAATTGCTGGGAAGTGCTGGCCGAGCCGGTGCAAACGGTAATGCGCCGTTACGGCATCGAGAATCCGTACGAGCAGTTGAAGGAACTGACGCGCGGCAAGGGCATCACGCGTGAAGCGCTGCAAACGTTCGTCAACGGCCTCGCGATTCCGCAAGATGCGAAAGACCGCTTGCTCGCTATGACGCCGGGTTCGTATATCGGCAAGGCCGTCGAATTGGCTAAGCGGATCGCTTAA
- a CDS encoding amino acid ABC transporter ATP-binding protein, producing the protein MISIKNVSKWYGQFQVLTDCTTEVKKGEVVVVCGPSGSGKSTLIKTVNGLEPFQKGEIVINGQSLTDKKTNLSKLRAKVGMVFQHFELFPHLSIVQNLTLAQVKVLGRSNDEATAKGLKLLDRVGLRAHADKFPGQLSGGQQQRVAIARALSMDPIAMLFDEPTSALDPEMINEVLDVMVELAQEGMTMMCVTHEMGFAKKVAHRVIFMDKGLIVEDDRKEDFFANPKSDRAKDFLAKILH; encoded by the coding sequence ATGATCTCTATCAAGAATGTTTCGAAGTGGTACGGCCAGTTTCAAGTGCTGACCGACTGCACGACGGAAGTCAAAAAGGGTGAAGTGGTGGTGGTGTGCGGGCCGTCGGGCTCGGGCAAGTCCACGCTGATCAAAACCGTCAACGGCCTCGAGCCGTTCCAGAAGGGCGAGATCGTCATCAACGGGCAGTCGCTCACCGACAAGAAAACCAATCTGTCGAAACTGCGGGCCAAGGTTGGCATGGTGTTCCAGCACTTCGAGCTGTTCCCGCATCTGTCGATCGTCCAGAACCTCACGCTCGCGCAGGTGAAGGTGCTCGGCCGCTCGAACGACGAAGCTACGGCGAAGGGGTTGAAACTGCTCGATCGCGTCGGCCTGCGTGCGCACGCGGACAAGTTTCCGGGCCAATTGTCGGGTGGTCAGCAACAGCGCGTGGCGATTGCGCGCGCGTTGTCGATGGATCCGATCGCCATGCTGTTCGACGAGCCGACTTCGGCGCTCGATCCGGAAATGATCAACGAAGTGCTCGACGTGATGGTCGAACTCGCGCAGGAAGGCATGACCATGATGTGCGTGACGCACGAAATGGGCTTTGCGAAGAAGGTCGCGCACCGCGTGATCTTCATGGACAAGGGCTTGATCGTGGAAGACGACCGCAAGGAAGACTTCTTCGCGAATCCGAAGTCGGATCGCGCGAAGGACTTTCTGGCGAAGATTCTGCACTGA
- a CDS encoding gluconokinase, whose protein sequence is MILIAMGVSGAGKTRIGEMLAERLHCAFTDGDAFHSAANKEKMHHGIPLTDEDRWPWLQTIRVAIVEKQKAGETAVFTCSSLKRSYRDVLRDGDKDVCFVYLKGSREVLEQRLTTRTGHFFDPSLLQSQLDTLEEPGPDEAITVSIELSPEEIVVEVLKQVEARK, encoded by the coding sequence ATGATTCTGATCGCAATGGGCGTGTCGGGCGCCGGCAAGACGAGAATTGGCGAAATGCTGGCGGAACGCCTGCACTGCGCGTTCACGGATGGCGACGCGTTTCACAGCGCCGCCAACAAGGAGAAGATGCACCACGGCATTCCGCTTACCGACGAAGACCGGTGGCCGTGGCTGCAAACCATCCGCGTGGCGATCGTCGAGAAGCAGAAGGCGGGCGAAACGGCGGTGTTCACGTGCTCTTCGCTGAAACGCTCGTACCGCGACGTTTTGCGCGACGGCGACAAGGACGTGTGCTTCGTGTATCTGAAGGGTTCGCGTGAAGTGCTGGAGCAGAGGCTGACCACGCGCACCGGGCATTTCTTCGATCCGTCGCTGCTGCAAAGCCAGCTCGATACGCTCGAAGAGCCGGGACCGGACGAAGCCATCACGGTGAGCATCGAGCTGTCGCCGGAAGAGATCGTCGTCGAAGTGCTGAAGCAAGTCGAAGCTCGCAAGTGA
- the gltK gene encoding glutamate/aspartate ABC transporter permease GltK: protein MHHFDWSGIPGALPTLWTGAIVTFKITLIAIVFGIVWGTILAMMRLSSFKPFEWFAKGYVTIFRSIPLVMVLLWFFLIVPQVLQNVLGLSPDIDIRLASAMVAFSLFEAAYYSEIIRAGIQSVARGQVNASFALGMTYAQSMRLIVLPQAFRAMVPLLLTQGIVLFQDTSLVYVISLADFFRTATNIGDRDGTNVEMVLFAGACYFVICVVASSLVKGLQKKVAR, encoded by the coding sequence ATGCACCATTTCGACTGGAGCGGTATTCCGGGCGCATTGCCTACGCTGTGGACCGGCGCCATTGTCACGTTCAAGATCACGCTGATCGCGATCGTGTTCGGCATCGTCTGGGGCACCATTCTCGCCATGATGCGGCTGTCGTCGTTCAAACCCTTCGAGTGGTTCGCGAAGGGTTACGTGACGATCTTCCGTTCCATCCCGCTGGTGATGGTGCTGCTGTGGTTCTTCCTGATCGTGCCGCAGGTGCTGCAAAACGTGCTCGGTTTGTCGCCGGATATCGACATTCGCCTCGCGTCGGCCATGGTCGCGTTCTCGCTGTTCGAGGCGGCTTACTATTCGGAGATCATCCGCGCCGGCATTCAGTCGGTGGCGCGCGGGCAGGTCAACGCTTCGTTCGCGCTCGGCATGACGTACGCGCAGTCCATGCGTCTGATCGTGCTGCCGCAGGCGTTCCGCGCCATGGTCCCGCTGCTGCTCACGCAAGGCATCGTGCTGTTTCAGGATACGTCGCTCGTCTACGTGATCAGCCTCGCCGACTTCTTCCGCACCGCCACGAATATTGGCGACCGTGACGGTACGAATGTCGAGATGGTACTGTTCGCGGGCGCGTGTTATTTCGTGATCTGTGTGGTCGCGTCGAGCCTCGTCAAAGGTCTTCAGAAAAAGGTCGCAAGATGA
- a CDS encoding amino acid ABC transporter permease: protein MSYHWNWGILLSPVSTGEPTTYLGWLLSGFWVTITVSLSAWVIALIVGSLFGVLRTVPNKWASGIGTLYVAIFRNIPLIVQFFIWYLVIPELLPASMGNWFKQLPPGAQFFSSSIICLGLFTAARVCEQVRSGINALPKGQRAAGLAMGFTQWQTYRYVLLPVAYRIIVPPLTSEFLNIFKNSAVASTIGLLDLSAQARQLVDYTSQTYESFIAVTIAYMLINLVVMQLMRWVEAKTRLPGYIGGK from the coding sequence ATGTCATATCACTGGAACTGGGGCATTCTGCTGAGTCCCGTCTCCACCGGCGAGCCGACCACCTATCTGGGCTGGCTGCTGTCGGGCTTCTGGGTGACGATTACCGTGTCGCTGTCGGCGTGGGTGATCGCGCTGATCGTCGGTTCGTTGTTCGGTGTGCTGCGCACGGTGCCGAATAAATGGGCGTCGGGCATCGGCACGCTGTATGTGGCGATTTTCCGTAATATCCCGCTGATCGTGCAGTTCTTCATCTGGTATCTGGTGATACCGGAGTTGCTGCCCGCTTCGATGGGCAACTGGTTCAAGCAACTGCCGCCCGGCGCGCAGTTTTTCTCGTCGTCGATCATCTGTCTCGGGCTTTTCACGGCTGCGCGCGTATGCGAGCAGGTGCGCTCGGGTATCAACGCGCTGCCGAAAGGTCAGCGCGCCGCGGGCCTGGCCATGGGCTTCACGCAATGGCAGACGTACCGCTATGTGCTGCTGCCGGTCGCCTACCGGATCATCGTGCCGCCGCTGACTTCCGAGTTTCTGAATATCTTCAAGAACTCGGCGGTGGCGTCCACGATCGGCCTGCTCGATCTGTCCGCTCAGGCGCGCCAACTGGTCGACTACACGTCGCAGACGTATGAGTCGTTCATCGCGGTCACGATCGCGTACATGCTGATCAATCTGGTCGTGATGCAACTCATGCGCTGGGTCGAAGCCAAGACCCGGTTGCCCGGCTATATCGGAGGCAAGTAA
- a CDS encoding DUF3025 domain-containing protein yields MQAHEAQPPGFAAIDWTKPWLAPFAERGKRWQQAALTSYAALLAEMNADAGDMRQSTGRGQRLAFIAQDDLPPGAAYEAHIASTGCVPTRHNLHDFFNASMWFAFPRIKAALNARQWAAIEVLGVGPTRGGVPDTLTLFDENALLFACADPALSAALRGFDWHTLLVARRDAWGSRCEVRCFGHALMEKLIAPFKACTGHAWIVEVPPVYFEWDAAKRDAWLDEAVAAALLTTDALTSRMFAPLPVLGVPGWWPENDSPAFYDDTSVFRSGRRAR; encoded by the coding sequence ATGCAGGCGCATGAGGCGCAGCCGCCAGGTTTCGCTGCAATCGACTGGACCAAGCCGTGGCTCGCGCCTTTTGCCGAACGCGGCAAGCGGTGGCAGCAAGCGGCCCTGACGAGCTACGCGGCATTGCTCGCCGAAATGAACGCCGACGCCGGTGATATGCGGCAGAGCACCGGGCGCGGCCAGCGCCTCGCGTTTATCGCCCAGGACGATTTGCCACCCGGCGCGGCGTACGAAGCACATATCGCGTCGACCGGCTGCGTTCCGACGCGCCACAATCTGCACGACTTCTTCAATGCGTCGATGTGGTTTGCCTTTCCGCGCATCAAAGCAGCGCTGAACGCGCGGCAGTGGGCGGCCATCGAGGTGTTGGGCGTCGGTCCGACGCGAGGCGGCGTGCCCGATACGCTAACCTTGTTTGACGAGAACGCATTGCTGTTCGCTTGCGCTGATCCTGCTTTGAGCGCGGCTTTGCGTGGATTCGACTGGCACACGCTGCTCGTGGCCCGGCGCGACGCATGGGGAAGCCGTTGCGAAGTGCGCTGTTTTGGCCATGCGCTGATGGAAAAGCTGATTGCGCCGTTCAAGGCTTGCACGGGGCATGCGTGGATAGTCGAAGTGCCGCCCGTGTATTTCGAATGGGACGCTGCGAAGCGAGACGCTTGGCTGGACGAGGCCGTCGCGGCGGCGCTGCTGACCACCGATGCGCTGACAAGCCGCATGTTCGCGCCGTTGCCCGTGCTGGGCGTTCCGGGCTGGTGGCCGGAGAACGATTCGCCCGCGTTTTACGACGACACCTCCGTGTTCCGCTCAGGGCGGCGTGCGCGTTGA
- a CDS encoding LysR family transcriptional regulator: MELKWLEDFVSLAETRSFSRSAELRHVTQPAFSRRIQALEAWLGTELIDRSVYPTRLTAAGQVFNEQALAMLSQFHEARALLRGHTATPQATIEFAVPHTLSLTYFPRWLQRIEAHLGPIHTRLRALNVHDAALSLVEGGCDLMMGYHHPSHPVALDLGRYDMLTLGNEPISPFSAPGRAGRPRHTLPGTAEAPTPYLSYTPNAYLGRMTEVILANAPERLYLDRLYETDMAEGLKAMALAGHGIAFLPHSAVEDAVADGKLIRLDRATRGTPEGQLTLTMEIRLYRDKLAAKSDDARQILARQLWEVVSEELAQGTA, from the coding sequence ATGGAACTGAAATGGCTCGAAGACTTCGTTTCGCTCGCGGAAACGCGTAGTTTCAGCCGCTCGGCTGAATTGCGCCACGTCACGCAGCCGGCGTTCTCCCGGCGGATCCAGGCGCTCGAAGCATGGCTTGGCACGGAGCTGATCGACCGCTCGGTCTATCCGACGCGGCTCACGGCGGCCGGCCAGGTGTTCAACGAGCAGGCGCTCGCGATGCTCTCACAGTTCCACGAAGCGCGCGCGCTGCTGCGCGGTCACACGGCGACGCCGCAGGCGACCATCGAGTTCGCCGTGCCGCATACGCTGTCGCTGACCTATTTCCCGCGCTGGCTGCAGCGGATCGAAGCCCATCTGGGTCCGATCCACACGCGTCTGCGAGCCCTGAACGTGCACGACGCGGCGTTATCGCTCGTGGAAGGCGGCTGTGATCTGATGATGGGCTATCACCATCCCAGCCATCCGGTCGCGCTCGATCTGGGCCGCTACGACATGCTGACGCTCGGCAACGAACCGATCAGTCCGTTCTCGGCGCCGGGCCGCGCCGGCCGGCCGCGTCACACGTTGCCGGGCACGGCCGAGGCGCCCACGCCTTACCTGTCGTACACGCCGAACGCGTACCTGGGCCGCATGACCGAAGTGATCCTCGCCAACGCACCGGAGCGCCTGTACCTCGACCGCCTCTACGAAACCGACATGGCCGAGGGACTTAAGGCGATGGCGCTGGCCGGGCACGGCATCGCCTTCCTGCCGCACAGTGCGGTGGAAGACGCGGTCGCCGATGGCAAGCTGATCCGCCTCGACCGCGCCACGCGCGGTACGCCGGAAGGCCAGCTCACGCTGACCATGGAGATTCGTCTCTATCGCGACAAGCTCGCGGCGAAGAGCGACGACGCGCGGCAAATCCTCGCGCGTCAATTGTGGGAAGTGGTGTCGGAGGAACTGGCGCAAGGCACGGCCTGA
- a CDS encoding class II glutamine amidotransferase: MCQLLGMNCAAPTDVTFSFTGFAARGGVTDHHADGWGIAFFEDKACRLFIDHQSSATSPIAEMVKRYPIKSKNTIAHIRKATQGHILLENCHPFMRELWGRHWIFAHNGDLKDYSPVLSGVYQPVGTTDSELAFCALLEGLRKAFPGAQQPPLDELFAALETLTREITQFGVFNFLMSNGQALFAHCSTHLYYIVRRWPFSTAHLVDADVSIDFAKYTTPEDRVAVIATKPLTDNEVWTAFEPGDLMMFQHGEVIGRVNVPVPDSVLEKLRNPALDASASATTIAASAETLAQPEAELDLEAADDTAAFES; this comes from the coding sequence ATGTGCCAACTTCTCGGAATGAACTGCGCCGCGCCAACGGATGTCACGTTCTCGTTCACCGGCTTTGCGGCGCGCGGCGGCGTCACCGATCACCACGCCGACGGCTGGGGCATCGCCTTCTTCGAAGACAAAGCCTGCCGCCTGTTCATCGACCATCAATCGTCAGCGACCTCGCCGATCGCCGAAATGGTCAAGCGCTACCCGATCAAATCGAAGAACACCATCGCGCATATCCGCAAGGCGACGCAAGGGCACATCCTGCTGGAAAACTGCCACCCGTTCATGCGCGAATTGTGGGGACGCCACTGGATTTTCGCGCACAACGGCGATCTCAAGGATTATTCGCCCGTGCTATCGGGCGTGTATCAGCCGGTCGGTACGACTGACAGCGAACTCGCTTTCTGCGCGTTGCTCGAAGGCCTGCGCAAAGCGTTTCCCGGCGCGCAGCAGCCGCCGCTCGACGAACTGTTCGCCGCGCTCGAAACCCTCACGCGCGAAATCACGCAGTTCGGCGTGTTCAACTTCCTGATGTCGAATGGCCAGGCGCTGTTCGCGCATTGCTCCACACATCTGTATTACATCGTGCGGCGCTGGCCGTTTTCCACCGCGCATCTCGTCGACGCGGACGTTTCGATCGACTTCGCCAAATACACCACGCCCGAAGACCGCGTCGCGGTGATCGCCACCAAGCCGCTGACCGACAACGAAGTGTGGACCGCCTTCGAACCGGGCGATCTGATGATGTTCCAGCACGGCGAAGTGATCGGGCGCGTCAACGTGCCGGTGCCGGATTCGGTGCTGGAAAAGCTGCGCAATCCGGCTTTGGATGCGTCGGCCTCAGCAACCACGATCGCCGCTTCGGCCGAAACGCTAGCGCAGCCGGAGGCCGAACTCGACCTCGAAGCGGCCGACGACACCGCCGCGTTCGAATCCTGA
- a CDS encoding Glu/Leu/Phe/Val family dehydrogenase, with protein MSSQQQAVQSASTLQSVPSYLNKDDLGPWGNYLRQVDRVAPYLGSLSRWLETLKRPKRILIVDVPIELDNGTVAHFEGYRVQHNVSRGPGKGGVRYHQDVTLSEVMALSAWMSVKNAAVNVPYGGAKGGIRVDPRTLSRGELERVTRRYTSEIGIIIGPNTDIPAPDVNTNEQIMAWMMDTYSMNQGQTATGVVTGKPITLGGSLGRREATGRGVFVTASEAARRIGVDIEGARIAVQGFGNVGGIAARLFQEAGSKLVAVQDHTGSLYKSTGIDAVALLEHVAKTGGVGGFPEADSVTNEEFWTVESDILIPAALENQITEKNASKIKTKIVVEGANGPTTTAADDILHDRGILVIPDVVANAGGVTVSYFEWVQDFSSFFWTEDEINQRLERVMREAFAAVWQVSSEQKVSVRTAAFIVACKRILEARELRGLYP; from the coding sequence ATGTCATCCCAGCAACAAGCAGTCCAATCCGCATCAACGTTGCAGTCGGTTCCTTCCTACCTGAATAAAGACGATCTCGGCCCGTGGGGCAACTACCTGCGTCAGGTCGATCGCGTTGCGCCGTACCTCGGCTCCCTGTCCCGCTGGCTCGAAACCCTGAAGCGCCCGAAGCGCATTCTGATCGTCGACGTGCCTATCGAACTCGATAACGGCACGGTCGCTCACTTCGAAGGCTATCGCGTGCAGCACAACGTGTCGCGCGGTCCGGGCAAGGGCGGTGTGCGTTACCACCAGGACGTGACGTTGTCGGAAGTGATGGCTCTGTCGGCGTGGATGTCGGTGAAGAACGCTGCCGTGAACGTGCCATACGGCGGCGCGAAGGGCGGCATCCGTGTCGATCCGCGCACCTTGTCGCGTGGTGAGCTGGAGCGCGTGACGCGCCGCTACACGAGCGAAATCGGCATCATCATCGGACCGAATACCGACATTCCCGCGCCGGACGTGAACACGAACGAGCAGATCATGGCGTGGATGATGGACACGTACTCCATGAACCAGGGCCAAACGGCCACCGGCGTCGTGACGGGCAAGCCGATTACGCTGGGCGGCTCGCTCGGCCGCCGCGAGGCGACGGGCCGTGGCGTGTTCGTGACGGCTTCGGAAGCCGCACGCCGTATCGGCGTCGACATCGAGGGCGCGCGCATTGCGGTTCAAGGTTTCGGTAACGTGGGCGGCATCGCGGCGCGTCTGTTCCAGGAAGCCGGTTCGAAGCTGGTCGCCGTGCAGGATCACACCGGCTCGCTGTACAAGTCGACCGGTATCGACGCCGTCGCACTGCTCGAACATGTGGCCAAAACGGGCGGCGTGGGTGGTTTCCCCGAAGCCGACTCGGTGACGAACGAGGAATTCTGGACCGTCGAATCGGACATCCTGATCCCGGCGGCGCTGGAAAACCAGATCACCGAAAAGAACGCCAGCAAGATCAAGACGAAGATCGTCGTGGAAGGCGCGAACGGCCCGACCACCACGGCTGCGGACGACATCCTGCACGATCGCGGCATCCTCGTGATTCCGGACGTGGTGGCCAATGCCGGCGGCGTGACCGTGTCGTACTTCGAATGGGTGCAGGACTTCTCGAGCTTCTTCTGGACGGAAGACGAGATCAACCAGCGCCTCGAGCGTGTGATGCGTGAAGCGTTTGCCGCGGTGTGGCAAGTGTCGAGCGAGCAGAAGGTGTCCGTGCGGACGGCGGCGTTTATCGTCGCGTGTAAGCGGATTCTGGAAGCGCGCGAACTGCGCGGCCTGTATCCCTGA
- a CDS encoding glutamate/aspartate ABC transporter substrate-binding protein: MKVKKAALLLATLGLFTVGAHAQDAGTLKKIKDTGVISLGHRESSIPFSYYDDKQNVIGYSQEFALKVVEAVKQKLNMPNLKVKLTPVTSQNRIPLVQNGTVDMECGSTTNNAERQQQAAFSNTIFVIGTRLMTKKDSGIKDWADLKGKTVVTTAGTTSERLLRKMNQDKSMGMNIISAKDHGESFLTLSTGRAAAFMMDDALLAGERAKSNNPGDFVIVGAPQSHEAYGCMIRKNDPEFKKVVDDAIAKVETSGEADAIYKKWFESPIPPKGLNLNFPESDDIKALYKSPNDKAID; encoded by the coding sequence ATGAAGGTTAAAAAAGCTGCGCTGCTGCTCGCGACTCTCGGACTGTTTACGGTTGGCGCGCATGCGCAAGACGCTGGTACGCTGAAAAAGATCAAGGACACGGGTGTCATTTCGCTGGGTCATCGCGAATCGTCGATTCCGTTTTCGTATTACGACGACAAGCAGAACGTCATCGGCTACTCGCAGGAATTCGCTCTGAAGGTCGTTGAGGCGGTGAAGCAGAAGCTGAACATGCCGAACCTGAAGGTGAAGCTCACGCCGGTCACGTCGCAAAACCGTATTCCGCTGGTGCAGAACGGCACCGTCGACATGGAATGCGGTTCGACCACGAACAATGCTGAGCGTCAGCAACAGGCTGCCTTCTCGAACACAATCTTCGTGATCGGCACGCGTCTGATGACCAAGAAAGACTCCGGCATCAAGGACTGGGCGGACCTGAAGGGCAAGACGGTCGTCACGACCGCCGGCACCACGTCCGAGCGCCTGCTTCGCAAGATGAACCAGGACAAGAGCATGGGCATGAACATCATCAGCGCGAAGGACCACGGCGAGTCGTTCCTGACGCTCTCCACCGGCCGCGCCGCTGCCTTCATGATGGACGACGCGCTGCTCGCGGGCGAGCGCGCCAAGTCGAACAATCCGGGCGATTTTGTGATCGTCGGCGCGCCGCAATCGCATGAAGCGTACGGCTGCATGATTCGCAAGAACGATCCGGAATTCAAGAAGGTGGTGGACGACGCGATCGCCAAGGTCGAAACCTCGGGCGAAGCCGACGCGATCTACAAGAAGTGGTTCGAATCGCCGATTCCGCCGAAGGGCCTGAATCTGAACTTCCCGGAAAGCGACGATATCAAGGCTCTCTACAAGAGCCCGAATGACAAGGCAATCGATTAA
- a CDS encoding OsmC family protein: protein MECKVTWMGQDGMAFAAETGSGHLVAMDGAPEGGGRNLAPRPMEMVLLGTGGCTAYDVVMILKKSRQEISDCSVTLKAERASEDPKVFTKIHFHFTVTGKNLNPATVERAINLSHDKYCSASIMMAKTAELTHSFDIVAG, encoded by the coding sequence ATGGAATGCAAAGTGACCTGGATGGGACAGGACGGGATGGCGTTCGCAGCCGAGACGGGCAGCGGCCACCTGGTGGCAATGGACGGCGCGCCTGAAGGTGGCGGCCGCAACCTCGCGCCGCGTCCGATGGAAATGGTTTTGCTCGGCACGGGCGGCTGCACCGCCTACGACGTCGTGATGATCCTGAAGAAAAGCCGTCAGGAAATCAGCGATTGCTCGGTGACACTGAAGGCCGAGCGCGCCAGCGAAGACCCGAAAGTGTTCACCAAGATCCACTTTCACTTCACCGTGACGGGCAAGAATCTGAACCCGGCCACCGTGGAACGCGCGATCAATCTGTCGCATGACAAATACTGCTCGGCCTCGATCATGATGGCCAAGACCGCCGAGCTGACGCACTCGTTCGACATCGTCGCGGGCTGA